A region of Necator americanus strain Aroian chromosome I, whole genome shotgun sequence DNA encodes the following proteins:
- a CDS encoding hypothetical protein (NECATOR_CHRI.G3992.T1), with translation MTHDARLLWIGMMSTQTVAQLSVATAAVLLTISLITIFLTANEINEVYSEALRELEEWKHYSNEAWFDMKSLLQRAPRSAYRSVSGERNIWRRNSYYTPPTQINPQQYALPTDTFVESQTCNCAPQANNCPPGPQGPPGQTGSDGEPGYPGIPGQRGANGIALGLYRQEAPGCIRCPVGPPGPPGNLGYPGEKGPPGPPGPLGATAYQGEPGPCGPPGDRGNDGQPGLPGPPGQPGRSFTVQVHLPGPKGPPGRLGPSGRPGPTGYCPPPGTPGPPGLMGPPGKPGPLGPPGAPGYPGPPGVPGQDGEYCPCPPKSGAVNRYPQPQAQSSYPQPPQPVYQPPPQPSYQQPSQPVFKQLPPPPPPPPPPNYPLDQYSEKYGVNSYGSNVGQTFTNAAEVQSEYRRRVIARILRRRRLLAQKKQA, from the exons GGATGATGTCGACTCAAACGGTGGCTCAACTAAGTGTCGCCACCGCCGCTGTGCTGCTCACAATCTCCCTGATCACCATTTTTCTCACAGCAAACGAAATTAATGAGGTGTATAGTGAGGCGTTGAGGGAACTTGAGGAATGGAAG CATTACTCTAACGAAGCATGGTTCGATATGAAATCATTACTGCAACGAGCACCACGATCCGCCTACAGGAGCGTAAGCGGCGAGCGGAACATATGGCGAAGAAATTCCTACTATACGCCACCTACGCAAATAAATCCGCAACAATATGCGCTACCAACGGATACGTTCGTCGAATCGCAGACATGCA ATTGTGCACCACAAGCGAATAATTGCCCGCCGGGACCGCAAGGACCACCTGGACAAACTGGTTCCGATGGAG AACCAGGCTATCCTGGAATTCCCGGACAGCGTGGAGCCAATGGGATTGCGCTGGGATTGTATCGACAGGAAGCACCCGGATGCATTCGTTGCCCAGTGGGACCGCCAGGACCACCGGGAAATTTGGGTTATCCAGGCGAAAAG GGCCCACCCGGTCCTCCTGGGCCTCTCGGAGCCACTGCGTATCAGGGAGAACCAGGCCCATGTGGTCCGCCTGGAGATCGTGGAAATGacg GACAACCTGGTCTACCAGGACCACCAGGCCAACCTGGTCGTTCCTTCACCGTCCAGGTCCACCTGCCAGGTCCAAAAGGACCTCCTGGTAGGCTTGGGCCCAGCGGCAGACCTGGACCAACTGGTTATTGTCCACCGCCCGGAACTCCGGGACCTCCTGGTCTCATGGGTCCGCCTGGGAAACCTGGCCCGTTAGGACCACCGGGAGCTCCTGGTTAT CCTGGACCACCCGGAGTGCCCGGTCAGGATGGCGAGTACTGCCCATGTCCTCCGAAAAGTGGCGCTGTGAACAGATATCCACAACCGCAGGCGCAGTCTTCCTATCCACAACCACCACAGCCGGTCTATCAACCGCCTCCACAGCCGTCCTATCAGCAACCTTCACAGCCGGTCTTCAAACagcttcctcctcctccaccacctcctcctccaccGAATTATCCCTTAG atCAATATTCTGAAAAGTATGGCGTAAACTCATATGGTTCTAATGTTGGGCAAACTTTTACGAATGCAGCTGAAGTTCAATCGGAATACAGAAGAAG AGTTATTGCTCGAATTCTACGACGGCGACGACTTCTCGCTCAAAAGAAACAGGCTTAG
- a CDS encoding hypothetical protein (NECATOR_CHRI.G3993.T1), giving the protein MKYLALFFLLILAVAIESKRNIRCDQKLDTGIKCRRLTPRYAYMPRLDKCIQFQYGGCGGNSNNFERMRDCEATCVGK; this is encoded by the exons ATGAAATATCTTGCGTTGTTCTTCCTTCTCATTCTAGCAG TGGCAATAGAATCGAAAAGAAACATAAGATGTGATCAGAAGCTGGACACTGGAATAAAGTGCAGGAGATTGACACCGCG GTACGCATACATGCCACGATTGGATAAATGCATTCAATTCCAATATGGCGGATGTGGAGGGAATTCgaacaattttgaaagaatgagAGACTGTGAAGCAACTTGTGTGGGAAAATAA
- a CDS encoding hypothetical protein (NECATOR_CHRI.G3994.T1), producing the protein MQYLVAIVIIGMDQHMMTARSSLTTRGYIDQLKNLKTNLENALPQQCEVYFQHDNTQSHIGKTTKAELKKFFWTISPHPPYSPDLALSDYHLFSYLQRHLDGEDFETCDDIKKALEQFFRKPFPAFWSKGTYDLPKRWQKTIDANGAYFK; encoded by the exons ATGCAATATCTGGTCGCTATCGTGATCATAGGAATGGATCAACATATGATGACCGCTCGTTCTTCCCTCACAACTCGTGGATAC ATTGACCAgctgaagaatttgaagacaaatctcgaaaatgcacTCCCGCAGCAGTGCgaagtctacttccagcaCGACAACACTCAGTCACACATCGGAAAAACGACTAAGGCTGAACTGAAGAAGTTCTTCTGGACCATTTCACCACACCCACCGTATTCCCCAGATCTGGCTCTCTCGGATTACcaccttttttcttatctccAACGTCATCTGGATGGTGAAGACTTCGAAACCTgcgacgacatcaaaaaggcACTCGAGCAGTTCTTCAGGAAGCCGTTCccagcgttctggagcaaGGGCACCTACGACTTGCCtaaacgttggcagaagaccatcgatgccaatggggcatacttcaaatga
- a CDS encoding hypothetical protein (NECATOR_CHRI.G3995.T1) → MELLVFLGTDNLDDWCYRNEISKSSKFKVECLLSAKLQKLCEKFVRPQHKNGLQTVSESLRRVRRIMNMPSVGYIQSSQFERPNLSTSK, encoded by the coding sequence ATGGAATTATTGGTTTTTCTTGGTACTGATAACCTGGATGACTGGTGCTACAGAAATGAGATCTCGAAGAGTTCAAAGTTCAAGGTGGAATGTTTGCTATCAGCAAAACTTCAGAAATTATGCGAGAAATTCGTCCGACCTCAGCATAAGAATGGCTTGCAAACAGTGTCCGAATCTCTACGACGAGTTAGAAGGATTATGAATATGCCTTCTGTTGGATACATCCAGTCCTCACAATTTGAACGACCAAATCTCTCCACAAGTAAATAG
- a CDS encoding hypothetical protein (NECATOR_CHRI.G3996.T3) yields the protein MSCAAETYSTRYPRPDKAIYSAAPVKASLARTVPSYDQLYSSSSSTTQKPILKAYDIDLSIRIDATSSASPPRIGRVTCTFDEIDAYIPRSSSTKLDLPLIVKPLRQFDKDSTLLDRRSRSSEARVQPLAEVRPQRIEAPTICRRRTMGGADDVKPKWYSSSVDGAPESSTLPKNFLRKPSVLHTAAPVQVETIPYIDEDVPVQPPPPPKPARSFTQLNGFLQETPESPPLGAGTPPSDLFTCIAKPVQFVDPVTAAASRSERNPKPLENLKSSSVKPPFTRNSFVQNNVETLQEPIQKRYPWQSANFVEQSLEINRRIETPDETLREVVHYREDSGYRSDRKSSLDCSRSIISIARGSVEHVSLEDESFSQSEPEEESDDENFHRSEGDHTTNSKKYSLVLRTQVALRVKTIIDKLLSNTGRDQRRALFSLKKIFQDDRDLVPEFVQNGGLDCMVRLGRLADQNHQNYILRALGQVMLYVDGMNGIIAHNKTIQWLYELLDSPFRLVVKTALKLLLVFIEYNDNNALLVLAAISAVDRSKGQQDWSALMKVISEKDSPDPETLVYGMTVINKTLRGIPDSDTYYDAVDTLEMLGMEDAMKCMIKLGNPELLEQCRIYERELNKEDERAENSDEDANARMRPSSAAVLAARRRTSLPNTNPVQKPIIAVPATLPRVEETSTTTSTTTFRSNPPPTFPVSSYSPPADTTTTTTTAPAAAAAAAPYRPTNGWSYSAIPPRPSTNGYAIHNGETNTQDQAKSESETSRGIRERQEFSAMDPEPRGVPHSGNDDSESSSSVHSSSMDRAPSQQAFHDNDRRSVMRRRHQEARQRQEEHIAFAQSRNMFAKENEPPSEPKSSLPWRNEASEQNNIAKPKNEPPLQKKIPEPIRIVDDTPKKVPEPIRIESHQENDRVEHVEDEHTEENLQVKAPPPSFPMIFSPTEQKIMEFPEPVKEPEPERPPPPKAKIEKDDGGGGFAALLQKRAAKAAEGNRNAFTQKESEADIQWKKAAENLKSRPLIINDLDFSAFHAEEFEQDPLVMARLAQMAQDKGLLPGGSRPGMNGGPPPPPPPGGIPLPPRLQGQVGGVPPPPPPLPGGVPPPPPPNFKRESSPGPSTGKGVIKLHWKPTSAEPPPVPSLKQKGSFWNKLEQPLIDANKLVQLFETKHNKEVTLKKPIDAKPAVLQVLSMKRSQAINIGLTKLPPINVIPTAIMKFDSMVLNKDGIEKILKTMMPTMKEVEEIQEKQMEHPEMTLGNAEQFMLMLSKIPCLLERLKLWIFTLDYKTMEKDIAEPLMDLQLAMKEMEESKTFRKAMSILLAMGNTLSGTEIKGFQLDYLSKASEVKDPVYKHTLTYHLAEYMLEHYPEGTDLYTEFGAVARSARVDYKELFDNLKRLEKECKASWDYLAKIAKNDNSTMRQKINDYLTDVAQRIHQLNTIYNVTKNRWHAFLIYFGYSVNEIPDQNPNEVFKMVTEFALEYRTTREKILQQRKRMAEKRERNKTRGKIWALEQQQDNGDLTRRRRPPPNTQNSLQRHEEMSRMLTGLADGGDGTLRRRARPPVDANANKDLPDPANDSPEDEILNGLVKAATLQSESRDHRRKARQFNRKSLRRTRTLKLVDGQLETNY from the exons ATGTCCTGCGCTGCGGAGACCTATTCGACTCGTTATCCACGACCGGATAAAGCTATCTATTCGGCTGCACCAGTTAAAGCTTCGCTGGCGAGAACTGTTCCCAGCTATGATCAGCTGTACTCATCGTCGTCCTCAACCACTCAGAAACCAATCCTCAAAGCTTACGACATTGATTTATCCATACGAATTGATGCCACTTCATCGGCTTCACCACCTCGTATCGGACGAGTTACCTGTACATTCGATGAGATTGACGCGTACATCCCGAGAAGTTCCAGCACAAAACTGGATTTGCCACTAATTGTGAAACCATTGCGACAATTCGACAAAGACTCAACACTTCTGGATCGTAGAAGTCGTAGTAGTGAGGCTAGAGTTCAACCGTTGGCTGAGGTACGACCGCAACGCATAGAAGCCCCGACAATCTGTCGGCGACGTACAATGGGCGGTGCAGACGACGTGAAACCGAAATGGTACTCGAGTTCTGTCGACGGAGCTCCAGAATCATCCACTCTTCCGAAAAATTTCCTCCGAAAACCCTCGGTGTTACACACAGCCGCTCCCGTACAGGTGGAGACGATTCCATATATAGATGAAGATGTTCCGGTAcaaccgccaccaccaccaaaaCCTGCCCGAAGTTTCACTCAACTCAATGGTTTCTTACAAGAAACTCCGGAATCTCCACCACTAGGCGCAGGAACGCCGCCGTCCGATTTGTTTACCTGTATTGCTAAGCCAGTGCAATTCGTGGATCCGGTCACTGCGGCTGCTTCGAGGAGTGAGAGAAACCCTAAGCCGCTTGAAAATTTAAAGTCTTCTTCCGTAAAACCGCCATTCACAAGAAATTCGTTCGTGCAGAACAATGTGGAAACGTTGCAAGAACCCATCCAGAAACGATATCCTTGGCAGAGCGCCAATTTCGTGGAACAATCACTGGAGATCAATAGGAGAATCGAAACGCCTGACGAGACACTACGTGAAGTTGTACATTATCGTGAGGATAGTGGTTATCGGTCCGACCGGAAGTCATCGTTGGATTGCTCACGGAGCATTATCTCGATCGCTAGAGGATCTGTGGAACATGTCAGTTTAGAAGATGAATCATTTAGTCAAAGTGAACCGGAGGAGGAGAGTGATGACGAGAATTTTCATCGAAGCGAAGGGGACCATACGACGAACAG caaaaaatacAGCCTGGTATTGAGAACACAAGTTGCATTGCGGGTGAAAACTATTATAG ATAAACTACTCTCAAATACCGGACGTGATCAAAGGAGGGCGttattttctctgaaaaagatCTTTCAG GATGACCGAGATCTTGTCCCAGAATTCGTACAAAATGGTGGTCTGGATTGTATGGTACGATTGGGGCGTTTAGCCGatcaaaatcatcaaaattatATTTTGCGAG CTCTGGGACAAGTGATGCTATACGTGGACGGTATGAATGGTATCATAGCACATAATAAAACCATTCAATGGTTATACGAATTGCTTGATTCGCCG TTCCGACTTGTTGTGAAAACGGCATTGAAATTATTGTTGGTGTTTATCGAATACAACGACAACAACGCACTTCTGGTCCTTGCGGCGATTTCGGCTGTGGATCGATCGAAAG GTCAACAGGATTGGAGTGCACTGATGAAGGTGATCTCAGAGAAGGATTCTCCTGATCCGGAAACACTTGTCTACGGAATGACCGTCATCAATAAAACACTTCGGGGGATTCCAGATAGC GACACATACTATGACGCTGTTGACACCTTAGAAATGTTAGGAATGGAAGATGCGATGAAATGTATGATTAAATTGGGTAATCCGGAATTATTGGAGCAATGTCGAATTTATGAGCGTGAATTGAACAAGGAAGATGAGCGTGCGGAGAACAGCGATGAGGACGCAAACGCTCGTATGAG ACCCTCCTCAGCTGCTGTACTTGCCGCTCGACGTCGGACAAGTCTACCGAATACGAATCCCGTCCAGAAACCTATCATTGCCGTTCCGGCAACGCTTCCACGAGTGGAAGAAACGTCCACGACCACGTCAACCACTACGTTCCGATCAAATCCACCACCAACGTTCCCCGTTTCCTCTTATTCACCTCCTGCcgacaccaccaccaccaccaccaccgcccccgccgccgccgccgccgccgctcCCTACCGACCAACAAATGGTTGGTCGTACAGTGCTATACCACCAAGGCCAAGCACTAACGGTTACGCCATACATAATGGTGAAACAAACACCCAGGATCAGGCGAAATCCGAATCCGAAACGTCACGAGGAATCAGGGAACGTCAGGAATTTTCCGCAATGGATCCTGAGCCGAGAGGTGTTCCCCATTCGGGAAATGATGATTCGGAATCCTCGAGCTCCGTTCACTCATCTAGCATGGATAG AGCCCCATCACAACAAGCGTTTCATGACAACGATCGACGTTCAGTCATGAGACGACGACATCAGGAGGCTCGACAACGGCAAGAGGAACACATCGCATTCGCGCAGAGTCGGAATATGTTCGCCAAGGAAAA tgaaCCACCATCAGAACCGAAATCAAGCTTACCATGGAGAAATGAGGCAAGCGAGCAGAATAACATCGCC aaacctAAAAATGAACCAccacttcaaaagaaaatcccCGAACCTATTCGAATCGTGGACGATACGCCGAAAAAAGTCCCGGAACCGATTCGAATAGAGAGTCACCAAGAAAATGATCGTGTCGAGCATGTTGAGGATGAGCATACA gaagaaaatttacAGGTGAAGGCCCCACCTCCATCATTCCCGATGATCTTCTCACCTACGGAACAGAAAATCATGGAATTCCCTGAACCGGTTAAAGAACCGGAGCCAGAGAGGCCGCCACCGCCGAAAGCGAAA ATCGAAAAAGACGATGGTGGTGGCGGATTTGCAGCACTTCTCCAGAAAAGAGCTGCAAAAGCAGCCGAAGGGAATCGCAACGCTTTCAcacagaaagaaagtgaagctGACATACAGTGGAAGAAG GCAGCTGAGAACCTGAAATCTCGACCGCTGATTATCAACGACTTGGACTTCAGCGCTTTCCATGCGGAAGAGTTTGAGCAGGATCCGCTGGTGATGGCTAGACTTGCACAAATGGCTCAGGATAAAGGCCTGTTACCCGGCGGTTCACGGCCAGGAATGAACGGTGGCccaccgccaccaccgccTCCCGGAGGGATTCCATTGCCACCCAGAT tgcAAGGACAAGTCGGTGGTGTAcctcctccacctcctccATTACCCGGTGGTGTTCctccgccaccaccaccaaatTTCAAGCGGGAGTCGAGTCCAG GTCCGTCCACCGGTAAAGGCGTCATCAAATTGCATTGGAAGCCTACATCAGCCGAACCGCCTCCGGTGCCGTCATTGAAACAGAAGGGATCATTCTGGAATAAACTGGAGCAACCATTGATTGACGCCAATAAACTGGTTCAACTATTCGAGACAAAGCATAACAAGGAAGTTACCCTCAAG aaaccaATCGATGCAAAACCAGCTGTACTACAAGTGCTATCCATGAAACGTTCTCAAGCTATCAACATCGGTTTAACGAAACTACCACCAATTAATGTGATTCCTACCGCGATCATG AAATTTGACTCAATGGTTCTGAATAAGGATGGAATCGAAAAGATTCTGAAAACAATGATGCCGACCATGAAAGAAGTGGAAGAGATCCAGGAAAAGCAAATGGAACATCCTGAAATGACATTG GGTAACGCGGAGCAGTTTATGCTTATGCTATCAAAAATTCCTTGCCTTCTGGAGCGTTTGAAATTGTGGATTTTCACTCTGGACTATAAGACAATGGAGAAG GATATCGCTGAACCGTTGATGGATCTCCAATTGGCCATGAAAGAGATGGAAGAATCGAAAACATTCCGAAAAGCGATGAGTATTCTTCTAGCTATGGGGAATACCCTTAGTGGAACTGAa ATCAAAGGTTTCCAACTCGACTATCTGTCAAAAGCATCCGAAGTGAAGGATCCCGTGTACAAGCACACTTTGACCTATCATTTGGCTGAATACATGCTTGAACATTATCCGGAAGGAACGGATCTGTACACTGAGTTCGGCGCCGTTGCCCGGAGTGCTAGG GTGGACTACAAGGAATTGTTCGACAATCTGAAACGACTTGAAAAAGAGTGCAAAGCAAGCTGGGATTATCTGGCAAAG aTCGCCAAAAATGATAACTCGACCATGAGACAAAAAATCAACGACTATCTGACCGATGTTGCTCAAAGAATCCATCAACTTAACACCATTTACAACGTTACTAAGAACAG GTGGCACGCTTTCCTGATCTATTTCGGATACTCTGTGAACGAAATTCCCGATCAAAATCCTAATGAAGTGTTTAAAATG gtCACCGAATTTGCATTGGAGTATCGTACCACCCGTGAGAAAATTCTACAGCAACGTAAGCGGATGGCCGAGAAACGAGAGAGGAATAAAACAAG aggaAAGATTTGGGCCCTCGAGCAGCAACAAGACAATGGTGATCTGACAAGGCGGCGAAGGCCACCGCCGAATACACAGAATTCGTTGCAG CGACATGAGGAGATGTCCCGAATGTTAACCGGTCTCGCGGATGGTGGTGATGGAACGTTGAGAAGACGTGCACGACCGCCTGTAGATGCAAATGCCAATAAAG ATTTACCGGATCCTGCTAACGATTCTCCTGAAGACGAAATCCTTAATGGACTTGTGAAAGCGGCTACTCTACAGTCGGAAAGCAGAGATCATCGACGGAAAGCGCGTCAGTTTAATCGCAAATCCT TGCGACGTACTAGGACATTAAAACTTGTGGATGGACAGCTAGAAACAAACTACTAA